Within Chrysiogenia bacterium, the genomic segment CAAAAATCAGACTGATATTTTTCGGCATGGATCACCCCGGATTGGTTGGAGGTTCGGACCTCGTCGTCAGGCCTGCGTTCGCAGTTGATGACGTCCGTCTCTCAGCGATCGATCAGGGTGCCGTTGCAGGCGGGTATGAAGCAATCTTACACCATTTGGGGCTTGATTGCCCCGCCGGGATGCCGCCACCGATTGCCCCGGAGGCCCCGAAATCGCTCCCAGGTGCGCTGAAATGCCAGTTCCGGGCCCGCGCGCCTGCCTTTACAACCCACCCCCCGGCGGCTATAGAGCGCCCCCTGAACCCTTGCCCGACCCACTGGCAGGTAAAACCAAATAAATACAAAGGGTCGGGCTACCGGGGACTTTGCACAGTCGCCCGGTAACCGGAAGGAGCCAGCAATGCTCTACGAGTGCATGGTGCTTTTCAGCCCCGAGCTCTCGAGTGAAGAACTCGAGGCCGCTCGCACCAAGGTTGAAGACACCCTTTCCAAGAAAGGCGGCAGCGTAGCCCTGTGGGACCACTGGGGCGATCGCCGTCTGACCTATCCCATCAAGAAGAAGAACCGCGCGTTCTATTCGATTGCCTACATCGAGGCGAACAACGAGGCCCGCACCGAGCTGGTCCGTACGTTCAAGCTCTCCGATGCAGTGCTGCGCCACATGATCGTGGTGCCGCCGGTCGCTCCGGATCTGGCCGCCATCGCCAACAAGAGCGCGGCCCGCGCCGAGTACGAGCGTGAGCGTGAGTCGGGTGGCCGTTACGGTGACCGTGGTGATCGCTACGGTGATCGTGACCGCGGTGGTGATCGCTACGACAATCGCGGTCCGCGCGGCGATGACCGTGGCGAGCGTTCCGCGCCCGCACCGGCGGCGCCCGCACCTGCTGCTGAAGCTGCCGCCCCGGCGGAAGCTGCTGCTCCCGCGGAAGCGCCGGCTGAGGCCGCTGCTCCGGCCGCGGAATCCACCGAGGAGGCACAGTCATGAGTGAAGAACAGAACAATGCCCCGGCGGCGGAGCGTCCCGCATCGGATCGTTCGGCTCCCAGCGGTGATCGTCGCCCCGGCGGTGACAGCCGCGGCGGCCCGCGTGCCGGCGGTCGTGACGGCGGACGCGATGGTGGACGTCGCGGTGGCGGCGGCCCCAAGGGCGGCGGTCGTCGTCGTTTCTCGCGCCGCAAGGTTTGCCGTTTCTGCGTGGACAAGGTCGATTACATCGACTGGAAGGACACGCGCACCCTCAAGCACTACATCAGCGAGCGTGGCAAGATCGTCCCGCGTCGCACCACGGGTACCTGCGCGCATCACCAGCGCCAGCTCAAGATTGCCGTGAAGCGTGCCCGCCAGGTGGCCATCGTGCCGGTGGCTGCGCATCACGGCCGCCCGTAATTTTCAACCCAATGGATTGACCACAAGGGGGAGCCGCAAGCTCCCCCTTCGTGTCTGATCCCGGCGATACGGTTCCATGTTTTCCATTCTCGCGGCCTACGGATTCTTCTTCATCCTGCTTGCGGCGATCTCCGCCATGCTGGCGGCGATGCTGGCCGCTGTGTACTGGCGTTCGGGACCGGTGGTGGGACTGCTCACGCTGGGCGGGCTCGGGCTGGCCGGCACCTGGGTTTTGAGTGGAGACTTCACGATTCCCATCGTCGTGCTGGCCGCCGTGTTGATCCACGCGGTCGATCGCCGCTGGAGCCTCTCACGTGCGATCTGGCAGGCCTTTGCCCTCAACGCGTTGGTGATTCTGGCCTGGATGCTGATGGTCTACCTGGCCTTTCAGGCGCGTCCCTACGCGGCCATTGAAATCCAGGAAATGCTCGGCGAGCTGGAAGTAAAGCCGTGGATGGTGGGGATTGCGCCCGGATTTTTGCTGGCCGGACAGTTCGTTGCCGCCTGGATCGGGGTCCTGCTCACCTCCAGCGGCAATGCCGAGCTGTGGCCCCAGCAGGACGTGCAGGACTGGGAAATTCCATGGTATCTGGTCTGGGTTCTGATCGGGTGTGGATTCGGCGTCTGGGGCCTGCTGGCGGGCCTGGTTCAGGATACCCAGAGCGGGGCGCTGCTCGCGCTCTTCTCCAGCGGCGCCGTGCTGGCCGCTTCCTGGTTCCTGGTGCAGGGCTTCCTGGTAGGGGTCGTGGCCATGAAGACCTGGAAACTGCCCGCCTGGCTGGGAATCCTGGCCATGCTCTCCATGTGGCATTTTCTGCCCCTGGTGGGCGTAGCCGAGGTCTGGGGCGGATTTCGGGCCCGGATGCGGGCCCATGCGGCGGCCCGCGAACAGGGGCGCAAAAGGGGCGACGGAGATTTTTGACCCGGCCCCACCTGTTGGCTATAAGACAGCCCCTTCGCGCCTGTAGAGCCGCCTGGTGGTGGACGTGCCGCGAAAAACGGAAATTGAGCAAGGGTCCATGCGAGACCCGAGGAAATGATCATGCGAGTGATTCTCCAGGAGAACATCGAAACGCTCGGCGCCGTCGGTGAAATCGTCAACGTCAAGCCCGGCTATGCCCGCAACTACCTGCTTCCCAAGGGCCTGGTGCTCGTCGCCAACGAGTCCGCCGTCAAGGAATGGGAGCACAAGCAGCGCGTGACCGCCGACCGCATCCGCAAGCTGCGCCTGAGCGCCGAAGGCGTCGCCAAGCAGCTCAAGGGTGTGAAGGTCGAAATCTCCGCCAAGGTGGGCGAGGGCGAGCGCCTGTTCGGCTCGGTCGGCAACGCCGACATCCTCAAGGGCCTGATTGAAAAGGGCTTCGGTGGTCTGAGCCGCAAGGACATCCACCTGCCGCGCCCGATCAAGACGCTCGGCGAGCACACGGTCAGCGTGAAGCTTCACCCCGAAGTGAGCACCGACATCATTGTCGATGTTGTGCGTTCGGCCGACAGCCCGCCGCCGGTTGAGACCAAGAGCAAGACCGACGAGATCCTCGAGAAGGCCGCCGCCGAAGAACAGGCCGCTGCCGCATCCGAGGACGAAGGCAACGACGAAGAAGCATAAGCGTCGCGAATTCGATTCAACGAAAAGCCCCGCCAGATGGCGGGGCTTTTTTTGTTGTGGTGGCTCGGTGTTTGAGCCACCGCATGCCTGCTGAAGGGCGCGCGCCACCAGTCGGCGCAGCGCAGGGCGACGCATGCGTCGCCCCTACGAGTGGCACACCCACAACGTCGTGTAGGGGCGAGGCATGCCTCGCCCGCTCCGGGTCTGCCGATCAGCGAGCACGAGCACGTCCACGTTCACGTCCACGACGATTGAGGACGCCGGAATTTCAATGGATTGCCTGTGACGCCCGCTGACACACCCCCATGGCAGACTCTCCTTAACAAAGGGAGGGCGCCATGGGCGAATCCGAAAGCGGCACCAGCCTGGCCGATCACTTTTTAGAAGAATGGAGCGCCACGCGCGGCCCGCTCTTCGAAGACCCGCGCGAGGCGGTCTGCCGCATCCTGGCCATCGAAACTGTGGCCCACCTCTCGCGCCTGGCGCCAGGGCGCACTGTCCGGCTTCGCGCCGCACGGGTCCTGGGCGAGGCC encodes:
- the rpsF gene encoding 30S ribosomal protein S6, whose protein sequence is MLYECMVLFSPELSSEELEAARTKVEDTLSKKGGSVALWDHWGDRRLTYPIKKKNRAFYSIAYIEANNEARTELVRTFKLSDAVLRHMIVVPPVAPDLAAIANKSAARAEYERERESGGRYGDRGDRYGDRDRGGDRYDNRGPRGDDRGERSAPAPAAPAPAAEAAAPAEAAAPAEAPAEAAAPAAESTEEAQS
- a CDS encoding 30S ribosomal protein S18, translated to MSEEQNNAPAAERPASDRSAPSGDRRPGGDSRGGPRAGGRDGGRDGGRRGGGGPKGGGRRRFSRRKVCRFCVDKVDYIDWKDTRTLKHYISERGKIVPRRTTGTCAHHQRQLKIAVKRARQVAIVPVAAHHGRP
- a CDS encoding DUF2232 domain-containing protein, which codes for MFSILAAYGFFFILLAAISAMLAAMLAAVYWRSGPVVGLLTLGGLGLAGTWVLSGDFTIPIVVLAAVLIHAVDRRWSLSRAIWQAFALNALVILAWMLMVYLAFQARPYAAIEIQEMLGELEVKPWMVGIAPGFLLAGQFVAAWIGVLLTSSGNAELWPQQDVQDWEIPWYLVWVLIGCGFGVWGLLAGLVQDTQSGALLALFSSGAVLAASWFLVQGFLVGVVAMKTWKLPAWLGILAMLSMWHFLPLVGVAEVWGGFRARMRAHAAAREQGRKRGDGDF
- the rplI gene encoding 50S ribosomal protein L9; translation: MRVILQENIETLGAVGEIVNVKPGYARNYLLPKGLVLVANESAVKEWEHKQRVTADRIRKLRLSAEGVAKQLKGVKVEISAKVGEGERLFGSVGNADILKGLIEKGFGGLSRKDIHLPRPIKTLGEHTVSVKLHPEVSTDIIVDVVRSADSPPPVETKSKTDEILEKAAAEEQAAAASEDEGNDEEA